In the genome of Pseudomonas sp. P5_109, one region contains:
- the rluC gene encoding 23S rRNA pseudouridine(955/2504/2580) synthase RluC, whose product MTTTTPPTPGVQLLEVSPEYAGQRIDNFLLARLKGVPKTLIYRILRKGEVRVNKGRIKPEYKLQAGDIVRVPPVRVPERDEPVPLAQGLLQRLEASIVFEDKALIVINKPCGIAVHGGSGLTFGVIEAFRQLRPDCKELELVHRLDRDTSGLLMIAKKRSMLRHLHSALRGDGVDKRYMALVRGNWASSIKQIRAPLGKSNLRSGERMVEVDEEEGKESVTVFKVLRRFGDFATLVEAKPITGRTHQIRVHTLHAGHCIAGDTKYGEEGFSKEIRDLGGKRLFLHAYMLTVPLPDGGELKLQAPVDEMWAKTVERLSAPI is encoded by the coding sequence ATGACGACGACTACCCCCCCGACTCCAGGCGTACAACTGCTTGAGGTCTCGCCGGAATATGCCGGCCAACGTATTGATAATTTCCTTCTCGCCCGACTCAAAGGCGTGCCCAAGACCTTGATTTACCGCATTTTGCGCAAGGGCGAAGTGCGCGTGAACAAGGGGCGGATCAAGCCCGAGTACAAGCTGCAGGCGGGCGATATCGTGCGCGTGCCGCCGGTACGTGTGCCTGAGCGCGACGAGCCGGTGCCACTGGCACAAGGCCTGCTGCAGCGCCTCGAAGCCTCGATTGTCTTCGAAGACAAGGCGCTGATCGTGATCAACAAGCCTTGCGGCATCGCCGTTCACGGCGGCAGCGGCCTGACGTTCGGTGTGATCGAGGCCTTTCGTCAGTTGCGCCCCGATTGCAAGGAACTCGAACTGGTTCACCGTCTCGACCGTGACACCTCCGGCCTGTTGATGATCGCCAAGAAGCGCAGCATGTTGCGCCACTTGCACTCCGCGTTGCGCGGTGATGGCGTCGACAAGCGCTACATGGCGCTGGTTCGCGGTAACTGGGCGAGCTCGATCAAGCAAATCCGTGCGCCTCTGGGCAAGAGCAATCTGCGCTCCGGTGAGCGTATGGTCGAGGTCGACGAGGAGGAGGGCAAGGAATCCGTGACCGTGTTCAAGGTCCTGCGTCGTTTTGGCGACTTTGCCACCCTGGTCGAAGCCAAGCCCATTACCGGTCGTACTCACCAGATCCGCGTCCATACCTTGCACGCCGGGCATTGCATCGCTGGCGACACCAAGTATGGCGAAGAAGGCTTCAGCAAGGAAATCCGTGACCTGGGCGGCAAGCGCCTGTTCCTGCACGCCTACATGCTGACCGTGCCGCTGCCCGATGGCGGTGAGTTGAAGTTGCAGGCGCCGGTTGACGAAATGTGGGCCAAAACCGTGGAGCGATTGAGTGCGCCCATCTGA
- the rne gene encoding ribonuclease E: MKRMLINATQPEELRVALVDGQRLYDLDIESGAREQKKANIYKGRITRIEPSLEAAFVDFGSERHGFLPLKEISREYFKKAPEGRVNIKDVLSEGQEVIVQVEKEERGNKGAALTTFISLAGRYLVLMPNNPRAGGISRRIEGEERNELREALNGLVAPADMGLIVRTAGLGRSSEEMQWDLDYLLQLWTAIKEASLDRSAPFLIYQESNVIIRAIRDYLRQDIGEVLIDSVEAQDEALTFIRQVMPQYASKIKLYEDSVPLFNRFQIESQIETAFQRVVELPSGGSIVIDPTEALVSIDINSARATKGSDIEETALQTNLEAAEEIARQLRLRDIGGLIVIDFIDMTPAKNQRAVEEKVRECLEADRARVQVGRISRFGLLEMSRQRLRPSLGESSGIVCPRCNGTGIIRDVESLSLAILRLIEEEALKDRTAEVRAQVPIPVAAFLLNEKRNSITKIELRTRARIVILPNDHLETPHFEVQRLRDDSPEAATNQSSYEIAAAAAEVEEVQPAAATRTLVRQEAAVKTAPARANAPVPTEVAAPAPAPAAVPEPSLFKGLVKSLVSLFATKEEPVAPVVVEKPAAERPARNEERRNGRQQSRNRNGRRDEERKPREERAPREERAPREPREERQPREVREPRETREETPAVAREERAPRAPREERAPRAPREDRKPRGEREERVRELREPLDAAPTAPAAPAAAATAAAAEERPARQPREERAPRPPREERQPRAEQAAAAATEEESVTNEEQLPEDGQEGVEGDRPRRRSRGQRRRSNRRERQRDANGNVIEGSEESESGENAEAPSTADLAAGLAVTAAVASSVISAPAEAEANVQAERATAATLETAPVEAPVVEATTPVEITAAPEIEVAPEAQPAVEAAAEPAPVVEAPAVVAEAVVETVTENVREVREEQTAFNWVAEPAVAEGAAPAAETQVAEAMVSEPVVAAAEPAPAPVVEAPVVEAPVVAEAPAPVVEAAPVSALTPSGRAPNDPREVRRRKREAERLQKEAELAAPAEAVVAAEPAPVAAEVVEAAPAPAAEVAAEPVESVINEAPRSVQEAVEQHEQAQEKEHEPKPLV, translated from the coding sequence ATGAAAAGAATGCTGATTAACGCAACTCAACCCGAAGAGTTGCGTGTTGCACTGGTAGATGGCCAGCGCCTCTACGACCTGGACATCGAATCCGGTGCACGCGAGCAGAAGAAGGCCAACATCTATAAAGGCCGGATTACTCGCATCGAACCAAGCCTTGAGGCTGCCTTTGTCGATTTCGGCTCTGAGCGCCACGGCTTCCTGCCCCTCAAAGAAATCTCCCGCGAATACTTCAAGAAAGCCCCGGAAGGTCGCGTCAACATCAAGGACGTCCTGAGCGAAGGCCAGGAAGTCATCGTTCAGGTCGAAAAAGAAGAACGTGGCAACAAGGGCGCCGCCCTGACCACCTTCATCAGCCTGGCCGGTCGTTACCTGGTGCTGATGCCGAACAACCCGCGTGCCGGCGGTATTTCCCGTCGCATCGAAGGTGAAGAGCGCAACGAACTGCGTGAAGCCCTGAACGGCCTGGTTGCCCCGGCTGACATGGGTCTGATCGTGCGCACTGCCGGCCTTGGCCGCAGCAGCGAAGAAATGCAGTGGGACCTCGACTACCTGCTGCAACTCTGGACCGCCATCAAAGAAGCTTCGCTGGACCGTTCCGCGCCGTTCCTGATCTACCAGGAAAGCAACGTGATCATCCGCGCGATCCGCGACTACCTGCGCCAGGACATCGGCGAAGTGCTGATCGACAGCGTTGAAGCCCAGGATGAAGCCCTGACCTTCATCCGCCAGGTGATGCCGCAGTACGCCAGCAAGATCAAGCTGTACGAAGACAGCGTGCCGCTGTTCAACCGTTTCCAGATCGAAAGCCAGATCGAAACCGCATTCCAGCGCGTTGTCGAACTGCCTTCCGGCGGCTCCATCGTCATCGATCCGACCGAAGCCCTGGTGTCCATCGACATCAACTCGGCGCGCGCCACCAAAGGCAGCGACATCGAAGAAACCGCTCTGCAGACCAACCTTGAAGCCGCTGAAGAAATCGCCCGTCAGTTGCGCCTGCGCGACATCGGCGGCCTGATCGTCATCGACTTCATCGACATGACCCCTGCCAAGAACCAGCGCGCCGTGGAAGAGAAAGTCCGCGAATGCCTGGAAGCCGACCGCGCTCGCGTGCAAGTCGGTCGCATCTCGCGCTTCGGCCTGCTGGAAATGTCCCGTCAGCGCCTGCGTCCATCCCTGGGCGAAAGCAGCGGCATCGTCTGCCCGCGTTGCAACGGCACCGGCATCATCCGTGACGTTGAATCGCTGTCCCTGGCGATCCTGCGCCTGATCGAAGAAGAAGCCCTGAAAGACCGTACCGCCGAAGTTCGTGCACAAGTGCCGATCCCGGTGGCTGCGTTCCTGCTCAACGAAAAACGCAACTCGATCACCAAGATCGAACTGCGCACCCGCGCCCGCATCGTCATCCTGCCGAACGATCACCTCGAGACGCCGCACTTCGAAGTGCAGCGCCTGCGTGACGACAGCCCGGAAGCGGCGACCAACCAGTCCAGCTACGAAATCGCCGCTGCCGCTGCCGAAGTCGAAGAAGTCCAGCCAGCCGCTGCGACCCGCACCCTGGTTCGCCAGGAAGCAGCGGTCAAGACGGCGCCGGCCCGCGCCAACGCTCCGGTTCCGACCGAAGTGGCAGCACCTGCCCCGGCTCCGGCCGCCGTGCCAGAGCCAAGCCTGTTCAAAGGCCTGGTGAAGTCGCTGGTGAGCCTGTTCGCCACCAAGGAAGAGCCTGTTGCGCCGGTTGTGGTTGAAAAGCCAGCCGCCGAGCGTCCGGCCCGCAACGAAGAGCGTCGCAACGGTCGCCAGCAAAGCCGCAACCGTAACGGTCGCCGCGATGAAGAACGCAAGCCTCGCGAAGAGCGTGCACCGCGTGAAGAACGCGCACCACGTGAACCGCGTGAAGAGCGTCAGCCACGCGAAGTGCGCGAACCGCGCGAGACCCGCGAAGAAACGCCAGCAGTAGCCCGCGAAGAACGCGCACCACGCGCGCCTCGTGAAGAACGTGCACCGCGCGCTCCGCGTGAAGATCGCAAGCCACGTGGCGAGCGTGAAGAACGCGTTCGTGAACTGCGCGAGCCTCTGGATGCCGCTCCGACAGCTCCTGCTGCTCCGGCCGCCGCTGCTACCGCTGCTGCCGCTGAAGAGCGTCCAGCTCGCCAGCCACGTGAAGAACGCGCTCCACGCCCACCGCGTGAAGAACGTCAGCCACGTGCCGAACAAGCTGCCGCAGCCGCAACTGAAGAAGAATCGGTCACCAACGAAGAGCAATTGCCGGAAGACGGTCAGGAAGGCGTCGAAGGCGATCGTCCACGTCGCCGCTCCCGTGGCCAGCGTCGTCGCAGCAACCGTCGCGAGCGTCAGCGTGATGCCAACGGCAACGTGATCGAAGGTTCGGAAGAGTCCGAGTCCGGCGAAAACGCTGAAGCGCCAAGCACTGCCGATCTGGCCGCTGGCCTGGCTGTTACCGCAGCCGTTGCCAGCAGCGTGATCAGCGCTCCGGCTGAAGCAGAAGCCAACGTGCAAGCCGAACGCGCCACTGCCGCTACCCTGGAAACTGCTCCAGTCGAAGCGCCAGTCGTGGAAGCGACCACGCCGGTCGAAATCACCGCTGCGCCGGAAATCGAAGTAGCGCCAGAAGCACAGCCTGCCGTTGAAGCGGCTGCCGAGCCGGCTCCAGTGGTTGAAGCACCTGCCGTGGTTGCAGAAGCGGTTGTTGAAACCGTGACTGAAAACGTGCGTGAAGTTCGCGAAGAGCAAACCGCATTCAACTGGGTGGCCGAGCCAGCCGTTGCTGAAGGCGCTGCACCAGCTGCTGAAACTCAAGTGGCTGAAGCCATGGTTTCCGAGCCGGTAGTCGCCGCTGCAGAACCGGCTCCAGCACCGGTGGTTGAAGCGCCAGTCGTTGAAGCCCCGGTCGTTGCCGAAGCACCTGCTCCGGTCGTCGAGGCGGCTCCTGTCAGCGCCCTGACGCCAAGTGGCCGCGCGCCTAATGACCCACGTGAAGTGCGTCGTCGCAAGCGTGAAGCCGAGCGTCTGCAGAAGGAAGCCGAACTGGCTGCGCCTGCTGAAGCGGTTGTCGCTGCCGAGCCTGCACCGGTTGCAGCTGAAGTGGTTGAGGCAGCTCCTGCCCCGGCCGCTGAAGTGGCTGCCGAGCCGGTTGAGTCGGTGATCAACGAAGCGCCGCGCTCCGTTCAGGAAGCGGTAGAGCAACACGAGCAAGCCCAGGAAAAAGAGCACGAGCCTAAACCGCTCGTCTGA
- the rpmF gene encoding 50S ribosomal protein L32, producing the protein MAVQQNKKSRSARDMRRSHDALEASTLSVEKTTGEVHLRHHVSPEGVYRGRKVIDKGADE; encoded by the coding sequence ATGGCTGTTCAGCAGAACAAAAAATCCCGCTCCGCCCGTGACATGCGCCGTTCGCACGACGCTCTCGAGGCTAGCACCCTGTCTGTAGAAAAAACCACCGGTGAAGTTCACCTGCGTCACCACGTATCGCCAGAAGGCGTATACCGTGGCCGTAAAGTGATCGACAAGGGCGCTGACGAGTAA
- the fabG gene encoding 3-oxoacyl-ACP reductase FabG has product MSLQGKVALVTGASRGIGQAIALELGRQGAIVVGTATSASGAERIAATLKENGIQGTGLELNVTSDESVASVLASIQEQFGAPAILVNNAGITRDNLMMRMKDDEWHDVVDTNLNSLFRLSKGVLRGMTKARWGRIISIGSVVGAMGNAGQVNYAAAKAGLEGFSRALAREVGSRAITVNSVAPGFIDTDMTRELPEAQREALQTQIPLGRLGQAQEIASVVAFLASDGAAYVTGATIPVNGGMYM; this is encoded by the coding sequence ATGAGTCTGCAAGGTAAAGTTGCACTGGTCACCGGTGCAAGCCGTGGCATCGGCCAGGCTATCGCCCTGGAACTGGGTCGTCAGGGCGCCATCGTCGTCGGTACCGCGACCTCCGCGTCGGGTGCCGAACGCATTGCCGCCACCCTGAAGGAAAACGGTATTCAAGGCACTGGCCTGGAACTCAATGTCACCAGCGACGAGTCCGTGGCAAGTGTCCTGGCGAGCATCCAGGAGCAGTTCGGTGCGCCGGCGATCCTGGTCAACAATGCCGGTATCACCCGCGATAACCTGATGATGCGCATGAAAGACGACGAGTGGCATGACGTTGTCGATACCAACCTGAACAGTCTGTTCCGCCTGTCCAAGGGCGTTTTGCGTGGCATGACCAAAGCCCGTTGGGGCCGAATTATCAGTATTGGTTCGGTTGTGGGTGCCATGGGCAACGCAGGCCAAGTAAACTACGCTGCCGCCAAGGCCGGTCTGGAAGGTTTCAGCCGTGCTCTGGCGCGTGAAGTCGGTTCGCGTGCGATTACGGTAAACTCGGTGGCCCCAGGGTTCATCGATACCGATATGACCCGTGAACTTCCCGAGGCGCAGCGTGAAGCCTTGCAGACGCAGATTCCGCTGGGTCGTCTGGGGCAAGCTCAAGAGATCGCGTCCGTGGTCGCTTTTCTTGCGTCGGACGGTGCGGCTTACGTTACCGGAGCTACAATCCCGGTGAACGGCGGGATGTACATGTAA
- the plsX gene encoding phosphate acyltransferase PlsX: MSAQVIAIDAMGGDFGPRSIVQASLACLSATPSLHLTLVGQPSLLEELIAGHSAVDRARLSIAPASEVITMDEKPAQALRGKPDSSMRVALELLRDGKVQACVSAGNTGALMALSRFVLKTLPGIDRPAMVAAIPTQKGYCQLLDLGANVDCSAEHLLQFAVMGSVAAETLGIIRPRVALLNIGTEDIKGNQQVKLAATLLQGARGINYIGFIEGDGLYRGEADVVVCDGFVGNILLKSSEGLATMIAGRIEALFKKNMASRAVGALALPLMKRLQADLAPARHNGASFLGLQGIVVKSHGSAGVQGFQSAIQRALIEIQENLPERLHGRLEDLLL, from the coding sequence TTGTCCGCTCAAGTCATCGCGATTGACGCAATGGGCGGGGACTTCGGTCCCCGCAGCATTGTCCAGGCCAGTCTTGCTTGCCTGTCTGCTACGCCCTCGCTGCACCTGACCCTCGTCGGTCAACCCTCCCTTCTTGAAGAATTGATCGCTGGCCATTCGGCTGTGGATCGCGCGCGCCTGTCGATTGCCCCGGCGAGCGAAGTCATCACCATGGACGAAAAACCTGCCCAGGCCTTGCGTGGCAAGCCTGACTCATCGATGCGCGTGGCCCTTGAGCTGCTGCGCGACGGCAAGGTCCAGGCCTGTGTCAGTGCCGGCAATACCGGCGCGCTGATGGCGTTGTCGCGGTTCGTGCTCAAGACCCTGCCGGGCATTGATCGTCCGGCCATGGTGGCGGCGATTCCGACACAAAAGGGTTACTGCCAATTGCTCGACCTGGGTGCCAACGTCGATTGCAGTGCCGAGCATCTGTTGCAGTTTGCGGTCATGGGGTCGGTAGCGGCCGAGACCCTGGGCATAATCCGTCCACGAGTGGCGTTGCTGAATATCGGCACCGAAGACATCAAGGGCAATCAACAGGTCAAGCTGGCAGCGACCTTGTTGCAGGGCGCCAGGGGTATCAATTACATCGGCTTTATCGAAGGCGACGGTTTATACCGTGGCGAAGCGGATGTGGTGGTATGTGACGGTTTTGTCGGCAACATCCTGCTCAAATCCAGTGAGGGCCTGGCGACCATGATTGCCGGGCGTATCGAGGCGTTGTTCAAGAAGAACATGGCCTCGCGCGCGGTCGGCGCACTGGCGCTGCCCTTGATGAAGCGCCTGCAGGCCGATTTGGCGCCTGCCCGGCACAACGGTGCGAGCTTTCTCGGCCTGCAGGGGATTGTGGTGAAAAGCCACGGTTCTGCCGGCGTCCAGGGTTTTCAAAGTGCCATTCAGCGCGCCTTGATCGAGATTCAGGAGAATCTTCCCGAACGCCTGCACGGTCGTCTGGAGGATTTGTTGCTTTAG
- a CDS encoding S49 family peptidase codes for MTDEWKAPAKASAESGDDKSWKLLEKTLLASVQEQRRSRRWGIFFKLLTFVYLFGAIALFSPLMDMEKAATRSAHYTALIDVTGMIADKEPASADNIVGSLRAAFEDEKVKGVILRINSPGGSPVQSGYVYDEIRRLRGLHPDTKLYAVISDLGASGAYYIASAADQIYADKASLVGSIGVTAAGYGFVGTMEKLGVERRTYTSGEHKSFLDPFQPQKPEETAFWQGVLDTTHKQFINSVKQGRGDRLKDREHPELFSGLVWNGEQALPLGLIDGLGSASSVARDVIGEKELVDFTVQESPFDRFSKKLGASVAEHLAMWMGFNGPSLR; via the coding sequence ATGACCGACGAATGGAAGGCACCCGCCAAGGCGAGTGCAGAGAGCGGTGACGACAAAAGCTGGAAGCTGCTGGAAAAGACGCTGCTGGCCAGCGTGCAGGAGCAGCGCCGGTCCCGCCGCTGGGGCATATTCTTCAAGCTTCTGACTTTTGTGTATCTGTTCGGCGCAATTGCCCTGTTTTCGCCGCTGATGGATATGGAAAAAGCCGCCACTCGCAGCGCCCATTACACGGCGCTGATCGATGTGACCGGCATGATCGCCGACAAGGAGCCGGCCAGCGCAGACAATATCGTTGGCAGCCTGCGCGCGGCTTTCGAGGACGAGAAGGTCAAGGGCGTCATCCTGCGCATCAACAGTCCGGGTGGCAGCCCGGTGCAGTCGGGTTATGTCTATGACGAGATCCGTCGTCTGCGCGGCCTGCACCCGGACACCAAGCTGTATGCAGTCATTTCCGACCTGGGGGCTTCCGGTGCTTACTACATCGCCAGTGCGGCGGACCAGATCTACGCCGACAAGGCGAGCCTGGTCGGCTCCATCGGTGTGACGGCGGCGGGTTATGGTTTTGTTGGCACCATGGAGAAGCTGGGCGTCGAGCGTCGTACGTACACTTCTGGCGAGCACAAGTCGTTCCTCGACCCGTTCCAGCCGCAAAAGCCGGAAGAAACTGCCTTCTGGCAGGGCGTGCTCGATACGACCCACAAGCAGTTCATCAATAGCGTCAAGCAGGGGCGCGGCGATCGCCTGAAGGACAGGGAGCATCCGGAACTGTTTTCCGGCCTGGTCTGGAACGGCGAGCAGGCGCTGCCACTGGGGTTGATCGATGGGCTGGGCAGTGCCAGCTCGGTCGCGCGGGATGTGATCGGCGAGAAAGAACTGGTGGACTTTACCGTTCAGGAGTCGCCATTCGATCGCTTCTCGAAAAAACTCGGTGCCAGCGTGGCTGAGCACTTGGCAATGTGGATGGGATTCAACGGTCCATCGTTGCGCTGA
- a CDS encoding YceD family protein, with product MLNDPIPPHVDPRKLADRGTTLQGEMLLADLERLCDPLSDNVGTVQAKFVFERDERKSVVIHSFIDTEVKMVCQRCLELVTLPIHSECSYAVVKEGANTQSLPKGYDVLELGEDPLDLQSLIEEELLLALPIVPAHHPEECQQPAGLDEPEPSEDEVTRSNPFSVLAQLKRDPNV from the coding sequence ATGTTGAATGACCCGATTCCACCTCACGTTGACCCGCGCAAATTGGCTGATCGTGGCACCACCCTTCAAGGTGAAATGCTGCTGGCCGATTTGGAGAGACTCTGCGACCCGCTTTCCGACAATGTCGGTACGGTGCAGGCTAAATTCGTTTTTGAACGAGATGAACGTAAATCTGTGGTCATCCACAGCTTTATCGACACTGAAGTCAAAATGGTTTGCCAGCGTTGTCTTGAGCTGGTCACCCTGCCGATCCATAGCGAATGCAGTTACGCTGTGGTGAAGGAGGGTGCGAATACCCAGTCGTTGCCGAAAGGTTATGACGTGCTGGAACTGGGCGAAGATCCTTTGGATCTGCAGTCACTGATCGAGGAGGAGCTTCTGCTCGCCTTGCCCATTGTGCCTGCTCATCATCCGGAAGAATGCCAGCAGCCGGCGGGTCTCGATGAGCCCGAACCGAGCGAGGACGAGGTAACGCGGTCCAACCCGTTCAGTGTATTGGCGCAGTTAAAGCGTGACCCAAACGTTTAG
- a CDS encoding nucleotidyltransferase family protein — translation MSESIGVIVLAAGQGSRFRQVAGADKDKLLADCTGRDGAVRSVIEHTLVNLPVALDKRVLVTTADRPQVVRMAQAYGCEIVLIESTGMGDSIAAGVAACQQLDGWLMVLGDMPFILQSSIGQVVAGISADSISVPVQDGEYGHPVGFGRDFAAGLMALSGDRGAKPLFAQGRVVEVTVDDPGVLWDVDVPQALVFK, via the coding sequence ATGAGTGAATCGATCGGCGTCATTGTGTTGGCGGCGGGGCAGGGCAGCCGGTTTCGTCAGGTGGCGGGCGCCGATAAGGATAAATTGCTCGCTGATTGTACCGGGCGTGATGGCGCGGTGCGGTCCGTCATTGAGCACACGCTGGTTAACCTGCCGGTCGCACTGGACAAGCGTGTACTGGTGACGACCGCTGACCGCCCGCAGGTTGTACGCATGGCTCAGGCTTATGGCTGCGAGATCGTATTGATCGAGTCGACGGGAATGGGCGACAGCATTGCCGCTGGAGTCGCTGCTTGCCAGCAACTCGATGGTTGGCTGATGGTACTGGGTGATATGCCGTTCATCCTGCAGTCCAGTATCGGGCAAGTGGTGGCGGGTATCAGCGCAGACAGTATCAGCGTGCCCGTGCAGGACGGCGAGTACGGGCATCCGGTCGGGTTCGGACGGGACTTCGCGGCGGGGTTGATGGCGCTATCGGGGGATCGTGGCGCCAAACCGTTGTTCGCCCAAGGGCGGGTGGTTGAAGTGACAGTGGATGATCCTGGCGTGTTGTGGGATGTGGATGTGCCGCAGGCGTTAGTCTTCAAGTAG
- a CDS encoding HAD-IA family hydrolase, with protein MRPSDYKLLIFDWDGTLADSIGRIVEAMHVASQRSGFEQCDDFAVKGIIGLGLPEAIRTLYPEIGDAELIAFREHYAEHYIASEAVPSPLFEGVVESLEAFRAEGYHLAVATGKARRGLDRVLKSHGWEDFFDITRAADETASKPHPLMLEQILAHCEVRPEQALMVGDSSFDLQMARNAGMGSVAVSYGAQSIDALRLYEPRLAIDRFSELHAWLNQQA; from the coding sequence GTGCGCCCATCTGATTACAAGCTGCTGATCTTCGATTGGGACGGCACGCTGGCTGACTCCATTGGCCGTATTGTCGAGGCGATGCACGTTGCCTCACAGCGCTCCGGTTTTGAGCAGTGCGACGATTTTGCCGTCAAGGGCATCATCGGCCTGGGCTTGCCGGAAGCGATTCGCACCCTGTACCCGGAGATTGGTGATGCCGAGTTGATCGCGTTCCGCGAGCACTATGCCGAGCATTACATTGCGTCGGAGGCTGTGCCTTCGCCGCTGTTCGAGGGGGTGGTCGAGTCGCTCGAGGCATTTCGTGCCGAGGGTTATCATCTGGCCGTGGCGACCGGCAAGGCCCGTCGCGGGCTGGATCGGGTGTTGAAATCCCACGGCTGGGAAGACTTCTTCGATATCACCCGCGCCGCCGACGAGACCGCCAGCAAGCCGCATCCGTTGATGCTCGAGCAGATCCTCGCCCATTGCGAAGTTCGCCCGGAACAGGCGCTGATGGTCGGTGATTCGTCCTTTGATTTGCAGATGGCGCGCAACGCCGGCATGGGCTCGGTGGCTGTCAGCTATGGCGCCCAATCGATCGACGCGTTGAGGTTGTATGAGCCGCGATTGGCCATCGACCGCTTTTCAGAATTGCATGCCTGGCTGAATCAGCAGGCTTAA
- the fabD gene encoding ACP S-malonyltransferase — MSASLAFVFPGQGSQSLGMLAELGAQHPVVLETFKEASDALGYDLWALTQQGPEEQLNQTDKTQPAILTASIALWRLWLAEGGARPAYVAGHSLGEYSALVAAGSLGLGDAVKLVERRGQLMQEAVPAGQGGMAAILGLDDADVLAACAEAAQGEVVSAVNFNSPGQVVIAGAKAAVERAIEGCKARGAKRAMPLPVSVPSHCELMRPAAERFAESIAAIDWQVPQIPVVQNVSAQVPADLETLKRDLLEQLYKPVRWVESVQALAAKGATNLVECGPGKVLAGLNKRCAEGVSTSNLNTPDAFAAARAALA, encoded by the coding sequence ATGTCTGCTTCCCTCGCATTCGTCTTTCCAGGACAGGGTTCGCAGTCCCTCGGCATGCTGGCCGAGCTGGGCGCGCAACATCCGGTTGTCCTCGAAACATTCAAAGAAGCTTCCGATGCACTGGGTTACGACCTGTGGGCACTGACCCAGCAAGGGCCGGAAGAGCAACTCAATCAAACCGATAAAACCCAACCGGCCATCCTGACCGCCTCTATCGCCCTGTGGCGTCTGTGGCTGGCAGAAGGCGGCGCGCGCCCGGCTTATGTTGCCGGTCACAGCCTGGGTGAATACAGCGCACTGGTTGCCGCTGGCAGCCTGGGCCTGGGCGACGCGGTGAAACTGGTCGAGCGTCGTGGCCAACTGATGCAGGAAGCCGTTCCGGCCGGGCAGGGCGGTATGGCTGCCATCCTGGGGCTGGACGATGCTGACGTACTGGCAGCCTGCGCCGAAGCGGCGCAAGGCGAAGTCGTCAGTGCGGTCAATTTCAACTCGCCAGGCCAGGTGGTCATCGCCGGTGCCAAGGCAGCCGTCGAGCGCGCCATCGAAGGCTGCAAGGCACGTGGTGCCAAGCGCGCCATGCCATTGCCGGTCAGCGTGCCGTCGCACTGCGAACTGATGCGTCCGGCTGCCGAGCGTTTCGCCGAGTCGATCGCCGCGATCGACTGGCAGGTGCCACAGATTCCCGTGGTGCAGAACGTCAGTGCCCAAGTGCCGGCCGATCTGGAAACCCTCAAGCGCGATTTGCTCGAACAACTGTACAAGCCGGTACGCTGGGTCGAGTCCGTACAGGCTCTGGCAGCCAAGGGCGCGACCAATCTGGTCGAGTGCGGCCCGGGCAAAGTGCTGGCCGGTCTGAACAAGCGTTGCGCCGAAGGCGTATCGACATCCAACCTCAATACCCCAGACGCTTTCGCTGCCGCCCGTGCAGCGTTGGCCTGA
- the acpP gene encoding acyl carrier protein, protein MSTIEERVKKIVAEQLGVKEEEVVNTASFVEDLGADSLDTVELVMALEEEFETEIPDEEAEKITTVQAAIDYVTSHQA, encoded by the coding sequence ATGAGCACCATCGAAGAGCGCGTCAAGAAAATCGTTGCTGAGCAACTGGGCGTTAAAGAAGAAGAAGTGGTCAACACTGCTTCCTTCGTTGAAGACCTGGGTGCCGACTCCCTTGACACCGTTGAGCTGGTGATGGCTCTGGAAGAGGAATTCGAGACCGAAATCCCTGACGAAGAAGCTGAGAAGATCACTACTGTACAAGCTGCAATCGACTACGTTACTAGCCACCAGGCGTAA
- a CDS encoding Maf family protein, with the protein MLPLLLASGSVYRRELLARLQLPFTCSSPDIDESHRPGESAIELVKRLAEEKARALADSHTAHLIIGSDQVAVLGERIIGKPHTFEKAREQLLAASGASVTFLTGLALLNTRTGHCQVDCVPFTVHMRTLDASRIERYLRAEQPYDCAGSFKAEGLGVSLFRSTEGPDATSLVGLPLIRLIDMLLAEGVQIP; encoded by the coding sequence ATGCTGCCTTTATTACTCGCTTCCGGCTCGGTCTATCGCCGGGAATTGCTCGCTCGTTTGCAGCTGCCTTTCACGTGCAGCTCGCCGGATATCGACGAAAGCCATCGCCCGGGGGAATCCGCCATCGAGCTGGTCAAGCGCCTCGCCGAAGAGAAAGCCCGCGCCTTGGCCGACAGCCATACCGCTCATCTGATAATCGGTTCCGACCAGGTCGCCGTGCTGGGAGAGCGGATAATCGGCAAGCCCCACACCTTCGAAAAAGCCCGCGAACAACTGCTGGCCGCCAGCGGTGCCAGCGTGACGTTCCTCACCGGCCTGGCCCTGCTCAACACCCGGACCGGGCACTGCCAGGTCGACTGCGTGCCGTTCACCGTCCACATGCGCACACTCGACGCGAGCCGCATCGAGCGCTACCTGCGCGCCGAGCAACCCTACGACTGCGCAGGCAGCTTCAAGGCCGAAGGCCTGGGGGTCAGCCTGTTTCGCAGCACCGAGGGACCTGACGCCACCAGCCTGGTCGGCCTGCCGCTGATTCGCCTGATCGACATGCTATTGGCCGAGGGCGTGCAAATCCCGTAG